AGCCGACGGCCTCCATCGTGACGTCTGCGCCGAGACCTCCAGTGAGATCGCGAACGACCGTCGCGACGTCGTCGCGACCGCTGTTGACCACGATGTTCGCCCCGAATGCCTTCGCCGCGTCGAGCCGGCTGTCGGCGAGGTCGACGGCGACGATGCGGCTCGGACTGAACAGTCGTGCGGCGAGGATCGCAGCGAGCCCGATGGGGCCGGCTCCGATGATGACGACGACGTCCGCCGGCCGGAGACGGCCGTTGAGGACGCCGACCTCGTAGGAGGTGGGCAGAATGTCGGCGAGCATGAGCATCTGCTCGTCGCTCACGCCGTCGGGAATGCGGTGGGTCGAATTGTCGGCGTACGGAACTCGGACCAGTTCGGCCTGGGTGCCGTCGATCAGGTGCCCGAGGATCCAGCCGCCGCCTCCGAGGCACTGCCCGTACCGGCTCTCGCGACAGAAGCGGCACGTACCGCACGCGGTGATACACGAGACGAGCACTCGGTCGCCGGGAGCGAGTGTCTGCACTCCGTCCCCCACCTCGACCACGGTGCCGACGGCCTCGTGGCCGAGGATCCGGCCGTCGGTCACCTCGGGCACATCCCCTCCGAGGATGTGCAGGTCGGTGCCGCAGATGGTGACCGCGTCGACCCGCACCACCGCGTCGGTACTGTCCTGGATGGTTGCGGCGGGAACGTCCTCCCACGATCGTTTTCCCGGTCCGTGAAATACCAGTGCCTTCACAGTCAGGCCTTTCGCCGACGGTTTCGGTCCTATTTCAGGGTGCCACGAGCGATACAGGGATCGGAACCTTTCGGGGCAACGAGCATCTCCGGCCGTTGCCTTCGGAGGCTACGATTCGATCGAGCCGATCGGGCGAACGGCCTGCAGCACCATCACACTGCCGTTGACTCCGTAGACATACACGGTGTCGGACAACTCGAACGGGTACGGGTCGAGGCGGACGCGGCGCTCGCCCACGATCAACGGCGAGTCGGTAGGAGACCAGGCACTCGGGTCGTAGACGACGCGGGATATCGGGCCTGTCCGTAGCTGCAGTGCGGTGATCAGATCGGGAAGTTCGGTGGCAAGGTTGTTCGTTCGCGGCCACCAGGTGGCGTCGATGTAATCCTTCGGGTCCGTACGTAGATGCACTCGCGGGGTCGGGGTAGGCGTGCGCGGCGGTAGGGATGGCGTGGACCGAGGTGCTGGCGTCATGGGACGCTCCCGTCGTGGCCTCCGGGAAGACCGGCTCGTCGACTCCGGCATGGCGCAACTGGGTGGTTTGCGCATGATGCCGTCGGATACAGCCGAGCCTACGCCTCCGTGTACGCGACCGGAGTGCAGCAGAATCGACTCGATCCGGATCGCGCATCGCCGTGGACACGCCGATCGGCGGTCCATACCGGTTGCAGCATGCGTCTGTCGGCCGGATGGGCGGCGAACCGGTCGGCCAGGGCCTGGGTCGTGGCCTGCACACCGCCGACGGTCGCAATCGGCGCGTCGACGTGGAACCCCCACCCGTCGGTGGTGAACCAGCAGCGCATGGGGAGCAGAGGCGCACCGGTGTCGATCGCAAGCCGAGCCGGACCGGGCGGCATGCACACCGGTTCACCGAAGAAGGAAACCGGCACGTCGGTTCCGGACAGATCACGCTCACCGAGCAGCCCGACTATCCGTCCCTGTCGAACCCGGGCGGTCAGCTGTTCCAACGGTGGCGCAGTGTGCCACCGGTGAGCGGAACGATCTCGAATCCCAGGCCTTCACGAAACCGGACGAAGCGCCGGAACAGTGATTCCGGTTGTAACCGCTCGGCCACGACGGTCGGTGTGCCGGCCCTCTGGACAATCCACACTCCCGCCAGGTCCCAGTTACCGCTGTGCAGCAACGCCAGCACCATGCCGCGTCCACGAGCGGCCGCTTCGTGGATGTGGTCGAGTCCGGTGGCTGCAGAGTCGATGGTCTCGGCAAGCTGCACGGATCCATCGACGGCAACCGTAATGGGCTCTTCGCGCTTGAGCGGGGTGCCCGGTAGTTGATGGGGCTCGTGGCCCCGACATGCTGTTGGTCTCTCACAACGCGACAACAGCGAGGCCACGAGCATGAACGAGGGTACGTCAGTGCTGCTCGGGCTGGAGGACGAGTTCACCGTCCTGCAGCTCGAACGAATCGATGCCGACACGGTGCGTGTCGTCATCGAGGTCATCGACCCGGAGGGCG
This window of the Rhodococcus pyridinivorans genome carries:
- a CDS encoding zinc-dependent alcohol dehydrogenase family protein, with product MKALVFHGPGKRSWEDVPAATIQDSTDAVVRVDAVTICGTDLHILGGDVPEVTDGRILGHEAVGTVVEVGDGVQTLAPGDRVLVSCITACGTCRFCRESRYGQCLGGGGWILGHLIDGTQAELVRVPYADNSTHRIPDGVSDEQMLMLADILPTSYEVGVLNGRLRPADVVVIIGAGPIGLAAILAARLFSPSRIVAVDLADSRLDAAKAFGANIVVNSGRDDVATVVRDLTGGLGADVTMEAVGYPETFEQAVALARPCGHVANIGVHGKPATLHLEDIWIKNLTITTGLVDTYSTPTLIGLVSTGQLDTSPMITHRFALDEFEQAYDVFSRAGETGALKVLLTAGS
- a CDS encoding DUF5994 family protein, which translates into the protein MHLRTDPKDYIDATWWPRTNNLATELPDLITALQLRTGPISRVVYDPSAWSPTDSPLIVGERRVRLDPYPFELSDTVYVYGVNGSVMVLQAVRPIGSIES